One region of Hoeflea sp. 108 genomic DNA includes:
- a CDS encoding sulfite exporter TauE/SafE family protein: MSGITTFDLIWLAIALLGAGAITGLLAGVFGVGGGTVIVPVLYELFQAVGVPEEVRMPLCVGTSLAIIIPTSIRSFNAHRAKGAVDMAILKQWAIPVVVGVIMGSVIARYAPADLFKAIFVIVAGISAIRLLFGKDSWRLGLEMPGKLVMNVYGWIIGVLSSLMGIGGGQLSNLFMTFYGRPIHQAVATSSGLGVLISVPGALGYIYAGWPRAAQYPDVAALQFPLSLGYVSLVGLILFVPTSVLTAPLGAKLAHALSKRKLEVAFGIFLLLISLRFLFSLFD; this comes from the coding sequence ATGTCCGGCATCACCACATTCGACCTCATCTGGCTCGCTATTGCGCTTCTTGGCGCGGGTGCCATCACCGGCCTGCTCGCCGGCGTGTTCGGCGTCGGCGGCGGCACCGTCATCGTGCCGGTGCTGTACGAACTGTTCCAAGCTGTCGGGGTTCCTGAGGAGGTACGCATGCCGCTCTGCGTCGGCACCTCGCTCGCCATCATCATCCCGACCTCGATCCGCTCGTTCAACGCCCACCGCGCCAAGGGTGCCGTCGACATGGCGATCCTCAAGCAATGGGCCATACCGGTGGTGGTCGGCGTCATCATGGGCAGCGTCATTGCGCGCTATGCGCCCGCCGACCTGTTCAAGGCCATCTTCGTCATCGTCGCCGGCATCTCGGCGATCCGCCTGCTGTTCGGCAAGGATTCCTGGCGCCTCGGCCTGGAGATGCCGGGCAAGCTGGTGATGAACGTTTATGGTTGGATCATCGGCGTGCTGTCGAGCCTGATGGGCATCGGCGGCGGCCAGCTGTCCAACCTGTTCATGACCTTCTACGGCCGGCCTATCCACCAGGCGGTGGCGACCTCGTCGGGCCTCGGCGTGCTGATCTCGGTGCCGGGCGCTCTCGGCTACATCTATGCCGGCTGGCCGCGCGCTGCCCAGTATCCCGATGTGGCCGCGCTGCAGTTTCCGCTGTCGCTCGGCTATGTCTCGCTGGTCGGCCTGATCCTGTTCGTGCCGACCAGTGTGCTGACAGCACCGTTGGGCGCAAAGCTTGCCCATGCGCTGTCGAAGCGGAAGCTTGAGGTTGCCTTCGGCATATTCCTGCTTCTGATCAGCTTGCGCTTCCTGTTCAGTCTGTTCGACTGA
- a CDS encoding winged helix-turn-helix domain-containing protein gives MPSLTLRLYLDPKGRLGPGKVELLEQIAATGSISAAARAMEMSYKRAWDLVEELKDMFGKPLVAAKTGGKHGGGAELTLVGEQVVRQFRDMERAVNEAAAPHIRALQAEAEAK, from the coding sequence ATGCCATCCCTGACCCTGCGCCTGTATCTCGATCCCAAGGGCCGCCTCGGCCCGGGTAAGGTCGAGCTTCTCGAACAGATCGCCGCCACCGGCTCGATTTCGGCTGCGGCTCGCGCCATGGAAATGTCCTACAAGCGCGCCTGGGATCTGGTGGAAGAGCTCAAGGACATGTTCGGAAAGCCGCTGGTTGCGGCCAAGACCGGCGGCAAGCATGGCGGTGGCGCCGAGCTCACGCTTGTCGGCGAACAGGTCGTGCGCCAGTTCCGCGATATGGAGCGCGCCGTCAACGAGGCGGCAGCACCCCACATCCGGGCGCTGCAGGCCGAGGCCGAAGCGAAATAG
- the pcaF gene encoding 3-oxoadipyl-CoA thiolase, protein MAEAYICDYIRTPIGRFGGSLSSVRADDLGAIPLKALVARNASVDWAAIDDVIFGCANQAGEDNRNVARMSLLLAGLPQDVSGTTINRLCGSGMDALIAAARAIKAGEAELMIAGGVESMSRAPFVMPKADAAFSRHAEIHDTTIGWRFVNPVMKRQYGIDSMPETGENVAEEFSVSRADQDAFAVRSQNKAVAAQESGRLDKEITPVTIPQRKGDATVVAKDEHPRAGTTIETLAKLPTPFREGGTVTAGNASGVNDGAAALIVASEVAVKKYGLTPIARVLGGAAAGVAPRIMGIGPAPATSKLCARLGISPSDFDVIELNEAFASQGIAVLRELGIAEDAGHVNPNGGAIALGHPLGMSGARIAGTAALELGLRGGKLALATMCIGVGQGIAVALERA, encoded by the coding sequence ATGGCCGAGGCCTATATCTGCGACTACATCCGCACGCCGATCGGCCGCTTTGGCGGCTCGCTGTCTTCGGTGCGCGCCGACGATCTCGGCGCCATCCCGCTGAAGGCGTTGGTCGCGCGCAACGCCTCGGTCGACTGGGCCGCCATTGACGACGTGATCTTCGGCTGCGCCAACCAGGCCGGCGAGGACAACCGCAACGTCGCGCGCATGTCGCTGCTTCTGGCCGGACTGCCGCAGGACGTGTCGGGCACGACCATCAACCGCCTCTGCGGCTCGGGCATGGACGCGCTGATTGCGGCTGCTCGCGCCATCAAGGCCGGCGAAGCGGAGTTGATGATCGCAGGCGGCGTCGAGAGCATGAGCCGCGCGCCCTTCGTCATGCCCAAGGCAGATGCAGCGTTTTCGCGTCACGCCGAAATCCACGACACCACCATCGGCTGGCGTTTCGTCAACCCGGTGATGAAGAGGCAGTACGGCATCGATTCGATGCCGGAGACCGGCGAGAACGTGGCCGAGGAATTCTCGGTCAGTCGTGCCGACCAGGACGCCTTTGCCGTGCGCAGCCAGAACAAGGCTGTCGCAGCGCAGGAGAGCGGTCGCCTCGACAAGGAGATCACGCCGGTGACGATCCCGCAGCGCAAGGGCGATGCAACAGTCGTCGCCAAGGACGAGCATCCGCGCGCCGGCACCACCATCGAGACTTTGGCCAAGCTGCCGACGCCGTTCCGGGAGGGTGGCACGGTGACGGCCGGCAATGCCTCCGGCGTCAATGACGGTGCTGCCGCGCTGATCGTTGCCTCCGAGGTCGCAGTGAAGAAATACGGCCTCACGCCGATCGCGCGCGTGCTTGGCGGTGCAGCCGCCGGTGTTGCCCCGCGCATCATGGGCATCGGCCCAGCGCCGGCAACCAGCAAGCTGTGCGCACGGCTGGGCATTTCGCCTTCCGACTTCGATGTCATTGAGCTGAACGAAGCCTTCGCCTCGCAGGGTATCGCCGTGCTGCGCGAGCTCGGCATTGCCGAGGACGCCGGGCATGTGAACCCGAATGGCGGGGCGATCGCGCTCGGTCATCCGCTGGGCATGTCGGGCGCCCGCATTGCCGGCACCGCAGCGCTCGAGCTTGGCCTGCGCGGTGGCAAGCTGGCGCTGGCCACCATGTGCATCGGCGTCGGCCAAGGCATCGCGGTCGCGCTCGAAAGGGCGTGA
- a CDS encoding CoA-transferase subunit beta: protein MSELGFTPNEMMTIAASRALKGDDVCFVGIGAPSAACNVARLTHAPDITLIYESGTIGTAPDVLPLSIGDGELCDTAVTTVSVPEMFRYWLQGGRISIGFLGAAQLDRFGNINTTVIGDYAHPKTRLPGGGGAPEIATSSKEIYVTMAQSRRGMVEKIDFYTSFGHGDGGDHRQRLGIDTKGPTLLITDLAIWKPDPVTKEFTVVSLHPGVTRDHVQETCGWTVKFADTLAETAEPSRLELQTLRDLKARTDAAHSGQASVQGGS, encoded by the coding sequence ATGAGCGAACTCGGCTTCACCCCAAACGAAATGATGACCATTGCCGCCTCGCGCGCGCTCAAGGGCGACGATGTCTGCTTTGTTGGCATCGGCGCGCCGTCGGCTGCCTGCAACGTGGCGCGGCTGACGCATGCGCCCGACATCACGCTGATCTACGAATCCGGCACCATCGGCACGGCGCCCGACGTGCTGCCGCTTTCGATCGGCGACGGCGAACTGTGTGACACTGCCGTCACCACCGTGTCGGTGCCGGAGATGTTCCGCTACTGGCTGCAGGGCGGGCGCATCTCCATCGGCTTCCTCGGCGCCGCTCAGCTCGATAGGTTCGGCAACATCAACACCACTGTCATCGGCGATTACGCCCACCCCAAGACCCGTCTTCCGGGCGGTGGTGGCGCGCCGGAGATCGCGACGTCGTCGAAGGAGATCTACGTCACCATGGCGCAATCCAGGCGCGGCATGGTCGAGAAGATCGACTTCTACACTTCGTTCGGCCATGGCGACGGCGGCGACCACCGCCAGCGCCTCGGCATCGACACCAAGGGCCCGACGCTTTTGATCACCGATTTGGCGATCTGGAAGCCGGATCCTGTCACCAAGGAATTCACCGTCGTCTCGCTGCATCCCGGCGTCACCCGCGATCATGTGCAAGAGACCTGCGGCTGGACGGTGAAGTTTGCCGACACGCTTGCCGAAACAGCCGAGCCAAGCCGGTTGGAATTGCAGACGCTGCGTGATTTAAAGGCGCGCACCGACGCCGCCCATAGCGGCCAGGCATCTGTACAGGGAGGATCATGA
- a CDS encoding acetyl-CoA hydrolase/transferase family protein — protein sequence MVQTRIGCESLRSKVMSAEDAASLIRPDSTVGMSGFTGSGYPKTVPLALAARIEAEHAKGNPFSLRVWTGASTGPELDGALAKADGIEFRLPYNSDPIARDKINRGEMEYFDMHLSQVAPVAWQGFLGPLDTAVVEVSAIRPDGSLVPSSSVGNNKTWLDRAEKVILEVNRWQNAELEGMHDIYYGTALPPHRVPIPLVKADDRIGETFFRCDPEKIVAIVETDAPDRNLPFSKPDETAHAIAGHLLEFFAHEVKKGRLPASLLPIQSGVGNIANAVLTGLVDGPFENMTAFTEVIQDGMLDLIDSGKLRMASATAFSLSPEAAASLNADLGRYRDKMILRPQEVSNHPELIRRLGCIAMNGLIEADIYGNVNSTHIMGSRIQNGIGGSGDFARNAYVSIFMTPSTAKGGKISAIVPQASHVDHINQDVQVLVTEQGLADLRGLSPKQRARFIIENCAHPDYRPALSDYFERAMRGSYGLQSPSLLNEALSWHQRYVDTGSMRP from the coding sequence ATGGTTCAGACACGGATTGGCTGCGAAAGCCTGCGTTCGAAGGTGATGAGCGCCGAGGACGCGGCCTCCCTGATCAGGCCCGACAGCACCGTCGGCATGAGTGGTTTTACCGGCTCCGGCTATCCCAAGACCGTCCCCCTGGCGCTTGCCGCCCGCATCGAGGCCGAGCACGCCAAGGGCAATCCGTTCTCCCTGCGCGTCTGGACCGGTGCTTCCACCGGCCCCGAACTCGACGGCGCGCTGGCCAAGGCCGACGGCATCGAATTCCGTCTCCCCTACAATTCCGATCCCATCGCACGCGACAAGATCAATCGCGGCGAGATGGAATATTTCGACATGCATCTGAGCCAGGTGGCGCCAGTCGCCTGGCAGGGTTTCCTCGGGCCGCTCGACACCGCGGTCGTGGAAGTTTCGGCTATCCGGCCAGACGGTTCGCTGGTGCCGTCGTCGTCGGTCGGCAACAACAAGACCTGGCTCGACCGGGCCGAAAAGGTGATCCTCGAGGTCAACCGCTGGCAGAATGCCGAGCTCGAAGGCATGCACGACATCTACTACGGCACGGCACTTCCGCCGCATCGCGTGCCGATCCCGCTGGTCAAGGCGGACGACCGCATCGGTGAAACCTTCTTCCGCTGCGACCCGGAAAAGATCGTGGCCATCGTCGAGACCGATGCGCCTGATCGCAACCTGCCGTTCTCCAAGCCCGACGAAACGGCCCATGCCATTGCCGGCCATCTGCTCGAATTCTTCGCCCATGAGGTGAAGAAGGGGCGGCTGCCGGCGTCGCTGCTGCCGATCCAGTCGGGTGTCGGCAACATCGCCAATGCCGTTCTGACCGGGCTTGTCGACGGGCCGTTCGAGAACATGACGGCCTTCACCGAGGTCATCCAGGACGGCATGCTCGACCTGATCGACTCGGGCAAGCTGCGCATGGCCTCGGCCACTGCCTTTTCGTTGAGCCCGGAAGCTGCGGCAAGCCTCAACGCCGACCTGGGCCGCTATCGCGACAAGATGATCCTGCGCCCGCAGGAGGTCAGCAATCACCCGGAGCTGATCCGGCGCCTGGGTTGCATCGCCATGAACGGCCTGATCGAGGCCGACATCTACGGCAATGTGAACTCGACCCACATCATGGGCTCGCGCATCCAGAACGGCATCGGCGGTTCCGGCGATTTCGCCCGCAATGCCTATGTCTCGATCTTCATGACGCCGTCGACGGCGAAGGGCGGCAAGATCTCGGCCATCGTGCCGCAGGCGAGCCATGTCGACCACATCAACCAGGATGTGCAGGTGCTCGTCACCGAGCAGGGCCTCGCAGACCTGCGTGGCCTGTCGCCCAAGCAGCGGGCGCGGTTCATCATCGAGAACTGTGCTCATCCGGACTATCGTCCGGCACTGTCAGATTATTTTGAGCGGGCGATGCGCGGCTCTTATGGCCTGCAGTCGCCGTCATTGCTCAACGAGGCTCTGTCCTGGCACCAGCGCTACGTCGACACAGGCTCGATGCGGCCCTGA
- a CDS encoding endonuclease/exonuclease/phosphatase family protein: MEIRDKEGASRHPVAPRHHDGDSVSETGTHSEIVVASYNVHKCVGLDRRFDPVRTMQVISEIDADVIALQEADQRFGDRAGLLDLAAVERETGLIPVPLAGRLKSHGWHGNVVLFRKGSVASARQLVLPGAEPRGAVIVDLELEAGPLRVIAAHFGLLRHSRKLQAGTLLTAAELHSDKPTVLVGDLNEWRLGKRSSLRSLEPAFGPAHAIVPSFPSRFPVLALDRVMVRPHNLLTDVQAHDTALARIASDHLPIRAVIRLSGKRGGMAAAA, translated from the coding sequence TTGGAGATTCGGGACAAGGAAGGTGCCTCGCGCCATCCTGTCGCCCCCCGCCATCACGATGGCGATTCCGTTTCCGAAACAGGCACCCACAGCGAAATCGTCGTTGCTTCCTACAACGTCCACAAATGTGTCGGGCTCGACCGTCGCTTCGACCCGGTGCGGACGATGCAGGTCATTTCCGAGATCGACGCCGACGTCATCGCCCTGCAGGAGGCCGACCAGCGCTTCGGCGACCGCGCCGGCCTGCTCGACCTTGCCGCCGTCGAGCGCGAGACGGGCCTCATCCCGGTGCCGCTTGCAGGACGTCTCAAGAGCCATGGTTGGCACGGCAATGTCGTCCTGTTCAGGAAGGGCTCGGTCGCCTCGGCCAGGCAGCTGGTGTTGCCGGGTGCCGAGCCGCGCGGCGCTGTCATTGTCGATCTCGAACTGGAGGCCGGCCCGCTGCGCGTCATCGCCGCGCATTTCGGGCTTTTGCGCCATTCGCGCAAGTTGCAGGCCGGCACGCTTCTGACTGCGGCCGAACTGCACAGCGACAAGCCGACCGTGCTGGTTGGCGATCTCAACGAGTGGCGGCTGGGCAAGCGTTCGTCGCTGCGCAGCCTGGAGCCGGCCTTCGGCCCGGCACATGCCATCGTTCCCAGCTTCCCGTCGCGCTTCCCCGTGCTTGCGCTTGATCGTGTCATGGTCCGCCCGCACAACCTGCTCACCGATGTGCAGGCGCATGACACCGCGCTCGCCCGCATCGCCTCCGATCACCTGCCGATCAGGGCCGTGATCCGCCTGAGCGGCAAGCGCGGCGGCATGGCCGCTGCCGCCTGA
- the modC gene encoding molybdenum ABC transporter ATP-binding protein: MTLSVDVSHRLGALQLEARFESSGHLTALFGPSGSGKTSLINIIAGLIRPDAGRIVIDGRTLVDTATRSFVPAHKRRVGFVFQDARLFPHLTVRSNLTYGRWFTPRAERYADFDRVVDMLGIGHLLARRPSLLSGGEKQRVAIGRALLASPKLLLMDEPLASLDDARKAEIMPYLERLRDETRIPIVYVSHSISEVARLATDIVVMGNGKVAAAGPTGEIMRRLDLLPPEEVGEGGAVLEMKVLAHDEVFGMTVLGAAAGEMRVARIDRHEGATVRVRIRARDVMIATERPKGLSALNILAGRIAEINQVDGTQVDLKVDCHGDLLVSRITRQSFEALHLAIGRDVFAVIKTVAFDRANLSPGAPLVLTS, from the coding sequence ATGACGCTCTCGGTCGATGTCAGCCACCGTCTCGGCGCCCTTCAGCTCGAAGCCCGCTTCGAAAGCAGCGGTCATCTGACTGCGCTGTTCGGCCCGTCGGGCTCGGGCAAGACCTCACTCATCAACATCATCGCCGGGCTGATCCGTCCGGATGCCGGGCGGATCGTCATCGACGGGCGTACGCTGGTCGACACCGCCACGCGCAGCTTCGTGCCTGCCCACAAGCGGCGCGTCGGCTTCGTGTTTCAGGACGCCCGGCTGTTCCCGCATCTGACGGTGCGCTCCAACCTGACCTATGGCCGCTGGTTCACGCCGCGCGCCGAGCGTTATGCCGACTTCGACCGCGTGGTGGATATGCTCGGCATCGGCCATCTGCTGGCGCGTCGGCCGTCGCTGCTGTCAGGTGGCGAAAAGCAGCGGGTTGCCATCGGCCGGGCGCTGCTGGCGAGCCCGAAGCTGCTCTTGATGGACGAGCCGCTGGCCTCTCTCGACGATGCCCGCAAGGCCGAGATCATGCCTTATCTCGAGCGGTTGCGCGACGAGACCAGGATCCCTATCGTCTATGTCAGCCATTCGATCTCGGAGGTGGCGCGGCTTGCCACCGACATCGTCGTCATGGGCAACGGCAAGGTGGCCGCTGCCGGGCCGACCGGCGAGATCATGCGCCGCCTCGACCTTCTGCCGCCGGAAGAGGTGGGCGAGGGCGGTGCAGTCCTCGAGATGAAGGTGCTGGCCCATGACGAGGTCTTTGGCATGACCGTGCTGGGCGCAGCGGCCGGCGAAATGCGCGTAGCTCGCATCGACAGGCACGAAGGTGCGACGGTGCGCGTCCGCATCCGCGCGCGGGACGTGATGATCGCTACCGAGCGGCCGAAAGGCCTCAGCGCGCTCAACATTCTGGCCGGCCGCATCGCCGAGATCAATCAGGTCGACGGCACTCAGGTCGATCTCAAGGTCGATTGCCATGGCGACCTGCTGGTGTCGCGCATTACCCGCCAGTCTTTCGAGGCGCTGCATCTTGCCATCGGGCGCGACGTGTTTGCGGTCATCAAGACTGTTGCCTTCGACCGCGCCAATCTTTCTCCGGGTGCGCCGCTTGTGCTAACCAGCTGA
- the modA gene encoding molybdate ABC transporter substrate-binding protein, whose amino-acid sequence MFTRRGFGLRLAAMAGGLAVALSFGMPSARAEGDVVVFAAASLKNALDAIDAAWKTESGKQATASYAASSALAKQIEEGAPADVFISADLDWMKYLADKKLIKEGSDVKLLGNRIVLVAPKDSAAKADIAANFDLAGLLGEGRLAMGDVKAVPAGKYGKAALEKLGVWSSVEGKVAQAENVRAALKLVSTGEAPLGIVYQTDAMAEPGVKIVGVFPEDSHPPIVYPVGVTAESKNADAAEYVKYLQSAKAKELFEAQGFTVLAK is encoded by the coding sequence ATGTTCACACGTAGGGGATTTGGTTTGCGGCTTGCCGCAATGGCAGGCGGCCTGGCCGTCGCGCTGTCGTTTGGCATGCCGTCGGCACGGGCCGAAGGCGATGTTGTCGTGTTTGCAGCGGCGAGCCTCAAGAACGCGCTCGACGCCATCGACGCAGCCTGGAAGACCGAGAGCGGCAAGCAGGCGACCGCGTCTTATGCGGCAAGCTCGGCGCTGGCCAAGCAGATCGAGGAAGGTGCGCCTGCCGACGTGTTCATCTCGGCCGATCTCGACTGGATGAAGTACCTCGCCGACAAGAAGCTCATCAAGGAAGGTTCCGACGTGAAGCTTCTGGGCAACCGCATCGTGCTCGTTGCGCCGAAGGATTCGGCCGCCAAGGCTGACATCGCCGCGAATTTCGACCTCGCCGGACTGCTCGGCGAAGGCCGTCTCGCCATGGGCGACGTCAAGGCCGTACCTGCCGGCAAATATGGCAAGGCGGCGCTCGAGAAGCTCGGCGTCTGGTCGTCGGTCGAGGGCAAGGTCGCCCAGGCTGAAAACGTGCGTGCCGCCCTCAAGCTGGTCTCGACCGGTGAAGCGCCGCTCGGCATCGTCTACCAGACCGACGCAATGGCCGAGCCGGGCGTGAAGATCGTCGGCGTCTTCCCGGAAGACTCGCATCCTCCCATCGTCTATCCGGTCGGCGTGACGGCAGAATCCAAGAACGCGGACGCTGCCGAATACGTGAAGTATCTTCAGTCCGCCAAGGCCAAGGAACTGTTCGAAGCCCAGGGCTTCACCGTGCTAGCCAAATAG
- the modB gene encoding molybdate ABC transporter permease subunit: MGILDLTPDEWNAVHLSIKVGLWAMVGSLPLGILVALVLARKNFWGKSLLNGIVHLPLVLPPVVTGYLLLLSFGRRGPIGAFLADNFGIVFSFRWTGAALACAVMGFPLMVRAIRLSIEAVDRRLESAAGTLGASPLWVFATVTLPLVLPGIVAGMILSFAKAMGEFGATITFVSNIPGETQTLPSAIYTFTQVPGGDAGAMRLTLISIIISMAALVVSEMLARRIGKRMDVE; the protein is encoded by the coding sequence TTGGGAATACTGGACCTCACTCCTGACGAATGGAATGCGGTCCACCTGTCGATAAAGGTCGGGCTGTGGGCGATGGTGGGCAGCCTGCCGCTCGGCATCCTTGTTGCCTTGGTGCTTGCGCGGAAGAATTTCTGGGGCAAGTCGCTGCTCAACGGCATCGTTCACCTGCCGCTCGTGCTGCCGCCTGTCGTCACCGGCTATCTGCTGCTGCTCAGCTTCGGCCGTCGTGGACCGATAGGCGCCTTCCTCGCCGACAATTTCGGCATTGTTTTCTCCTTCCGCTGGACTGGTGCAGCACTTGCCTGCGCCGTCATGGGCTTTCCGCTTATGGTGCGCGCTATCCGCTTGTCCATCGAGGCGGTCGACCGCCGCCTGGAATCCGCGGCCGGAACATTGGGCGCGAGCCCGCTCTGGGTGTTTGCCACTGTCACCCTGCCTCTGGTGCTGCCGGGTATCGTCGCCGGCATGATCCTGTCTTTCGCCAAGGCCATGGGCGAATTCGGCGCCACCATCACCTTCGTCTCCAACATCCCGGGCGAAACCCAGACGCTGCCGTCGGCAATCTACACCTTCACCCAGGTGCCGGGCGGCGACGCCGGGGCCATGCGCCTGACCCTGATTTCGATCATCATCTCGATGGCGGCACTGGTCGTCTCGGAAATGCTGGCGCGCCGCATCGGCAAGCGTATGGATGTCGAATGA
- a CDS encoding CoA-transferase → MAKFLPLSKAVAENLNNGDTVAFEGFTHLIPTAAAHEAIRQGFKDLTLVRMTPDLVYDQMIGMGMAKKAIFSYAGNPGVGLLRRLRDAVENGFPHALEIEEHSHAAMANAYEAGAAGLPCAIFRGYRGAELARVNPNIKSVTCPFSGEVLAAVPSVRPDVTFIHAQKANRKGDVLVEGIIGIQKEAALAARRAVVTVEEVVDNFDDLHPNLTVLPNWSVTAISVVPGGAHPSYAHGYYVRDNASYLEWDEISADRDRFREWMQKNVIEKTADDFAARVEQLRNVA, encoded by the coding sequence ATGGCCAAGTTTCTTCCCCTGTCGAAGGCAGTTGCCGAAAATCTCAACAACGGCGACACGGTGGCCTTTGAAGGCTTCACCCATCTCATTCCCACTGCGGCCGCGCATGAGGCGATCCGCCAGGGCTTCAAGGACCTGACGCTGGTGCGCATGACGCCTGACCTGGTCTATGACCAGATGATCGGCATGGGCATGGCAAAGAAGGCAATCTTTTCCTATGCCGGCAATCCTGGCGTCGGCCTGCTGCGCCGCCTGCGCGATGCCGTCGAGAACGGTTTTCCGCATGCGCTGGAGATCGAGGAGCACAGCCACGCCGCCATGGCCAATGCCTATGAGGCGGGTGCTGCGGGTCTGCCTTGCGCCATCTTTCGAGGGTATCGCGGCGCCGAACTTGCCAGGGTCAACCCCAACATCAAGTCGGTGACCTGCCCGTTTTCAGGCGAGGTGCTTGCGGCCGTTCCTTCGGTTCGGCCCGACGTCACATTCATCCACGCGCAGAAGGCCAACAGGAAGGGCGATGTGCTGGTCGAGGGCATCATCGGCATCCAGAAGGAGGCGGCCCTTGCCGCCAGGCGCGCCGTGGTGACCGTCGAGGAGGTGGTCGATAATTTCGACGACCTGCATCCGAACCTGACGGTGCTGCCCAACTGGTCGGTAACGGCCATCTCGGTCGTACCTGGCGGGGCGCATCCATCCTACGCCCATGGCTACTACGTCAGGGACAATGCGTCTTATCTCGAATGGGACGAAATATCAGCCGACCGCGACCGCTTCCGCGAGTGGATGCAGAAGAACGTCATCGAAAAGACCGCCGACGATTTCGCGGCCCGCGTCGAACAGCTGAGGAACGTGGCATGA
- a CDS encoding IclR family transcriptional regulator C-terminal domain-containing protein translates to MDGDADSRRDHVTSLERGLGVMEILAAHPTGLTLSETADKAGLTRAGARRFLLTLVATGYAVQTGRHFSLSPRLLTQARTWLQGVPLWTFAEPFMKETAATLNESCSAAILSGEDMVYVARVPGPRIIAVDLQVGAHLPAFCTAMGRVLLSGLADAELEVFLARATVARRTPKTETDRAKLVNIIAGVRREGFALVDEELEIGLRSIAVPLRDRSGAIVAAVNVSTQSARHTPAEMEAQILPILRTTAARISDFFAVQ, encoded by the coding sequence ATGGACGGCGATGCGGACAGCAGGCGCGACCACGTCACCTCACTCGAGCGCGGACTGGGCGTGATGGAGATTCTCGCCGCGCACCCGACAGGCCTCACGCTTTCGGAAACGGCCGACAAAGCAGGGCTGACGCGCGCAGGCGCGCGCCGCTTCCTGCTGACGCTGGTGGCGACGGGATATGCGGTGCAGACGGGACGCCATTTCTCGCTGTCACCAAGGCTTTTGACGCAGGCGCGTACCTGGCTTCAGGGTGTGCCGTTGTGGACCTTCGCCGAACCCTTCATGAAAGAGACGGCAGCGACGCTGAACGAATCCTGCTCGGCAGCGATCCTGTCGGGCGAAGACATGGTCTATGTCGCGCGCGTGCCCGGCCCCCGCATCATTGCGGTTGACCTGCAGGTCGGAGCGCATTTGCCTGCCTTCTGCACGGCGATGGGGCGTGTGCTGCTGTCGGGACTTGCCGATGCCGAGCTGGAAGTCTTTCTGGCGCGGGCAACTGTCGCCCGGCGTACGCCAAAGACCGAAACCGACAGGGCAAAGCTCGTGAACATCATCGCCGGGGTACGGAGGGAGGGCTTTGCGCTGGTCGACGAAGAACTGGAGATCGGCCTGCGCTCGATCGCCGTACCGTTGCGCGACCGGTCGGGCGCAATCGTCGCCGCAGTGAACGTGTCGACACAATCGGCCCGCCATACGCCGGCCGAGATGGAAGCCCAGATTCTGCCGATCCTGAGGACGACAGCCGCAAGGATCAGCGACTTCTTTGCCGTTCAGTGA